The following proteins are encoded in a genomic region of Deltaproteobacteria bacterium PRO3:
- a CDS encoding response regulator transcription factor, giving the protein MSAQKISKPKAEPTSVLVVDDHPVVRQGLAQALRRSREFKVCGLAADAEGCWRALESERPRLLLLDLSLGGALAFDLIRRARRAYPELGILVISMQNEAFFAQQAMDAGADGYIIKEEATARILHALRRVRERKTYISFPVMKKMLYQYAEEGKGKDPVRKLSAREFQVFRMLGEGRSSRDIAKELAVGIKTVETYCARVKQKLQLQSAKELLKHALRWQPRL; this is encoded by the coding sequence ATGAGCGCCCAAAAGATCTCCAAACCCAAGGCCGAGCCGACCTCCGTCCTGGTGGTCGACGACCACCCCGTCGTGCGCCAAGGCCTCGCGCAGGCCTTGCGCCGCAGCCGCGAATTCAAGGTCTGCGGCCTCGCCGCCGACGCCGAGGGCTGCTGGCGGGCCCTCGAGTCCGAGCGCCCGCGGCTTTTGCTCCTCGACCTGTCCTTGGGCGGCGCTTTGGCCTTCGACCTCATCCGCCGCGCCCGCCGCGCCTATCCCGAGCTCGGCATCCTCGTCATCTCGATGCAAAATGAGGCCTTCTTCGCCCAGCAGGCCATGGACGCGGGCGCCGACGGCTACATCATCAAGGAGGAGGCCACGGCGCGCATCCTCCATGCCTTGCGCCGCGTCCGCGAACGCAAGACCTATATCAGCTTTCCCGTAATGAAGAAGATGCTCTACCAATACGCGGAGGAAGGGAAAGGCAAGGACCCGGTCCGCAAGCTGAGCGCCCGCGAGTTTCAGGTCTTCCGGATGCTGGGCGAGGGTCGCAGCAGTCGGGACATCGCCAAGGAGCTCGCCGTGGGGATCAAGACCGTCGAGACCTATTGCGCGCGGGTGAAGCAGAAGCTCCAGCTGCAAAGCGCGAAGGAGCTCTTGAAGCACGCACTGCGCTGGCAGCCCCGGCTGTAG